Proteins from one Cellulosilyticum lentocellum DSM 5427 genomic window:
- a CDS encoding HD-GYP domain-containing protein, whose amino-acid sequence MQIRKIPIHYARANMTIAENIYDSMGLLLVTEDTALTPRIIIKLKLHGVNQIGVYDYRKEIDIFVDEQMTYLDRVRQTKTFKSFQVDFSKSVDEFRKDINEVVTNNKEINIPKLTHELDRLLAQNVTGSSMFEMLQCMREYDDLTYVHSLNVGLICHVIGGWLNFSKEDNYLLSLCGLLHDVGKLCIPKKLITKPGKLTAEEFTTVKAHAYRGYEILKKQNIDERIKLAALMHHEKCDGTGYPDGLKSEQIIDFAKIVAVADVYDAMTANRVYRAGLCPFDVIELFESDGLQKFDPKFLLPFLERTSESYINHDVYLSNGQKARVIMINKAALSKPVVQVSQQFIDLSQRPGLHIRAIL is encoded by the coding sequence ATGCAGATTAGAAAGATACCTATACACTATGCCAGAGCCAATATGACGATAGCAGAAAATATCTATGATAGTATGGGACTTTTGCTTGTTACTGAAGATACCGCATTGACTCCTAGAATCATTATAAAATTAAAGCTTCATGGTGTTAATCAAATAGGTGTTTATGATTATAGAAAAGAAATAGACATATTTGTTGATGAACAAATGACTTATTTAGATCGTGTTCGACAGACTAAAACATTTAAGAGCTTTCAGGTTGATTTTTCTAAATCAGTTGATGAATTCAGAAAGGATATTAATGAAGTTGTTACTAATAATAAAGAAATTAATATTCCTAAATTGACACATGAACTAGATCGATTACTAGCTCAAAATGTAACGGGATCAAGTATGTTTGAAATGCTACAGTGTATGCGAGAGTATGATGATTTAACGTATGTACACTCCCTGAATGTAGGATTGATTTGTCATGTTATTGGAGGGTGGCTCAATTTCTCGAAGGAAGATAACTATCTATTAAGTTTATGTGGACTGCTACATGATGTTGGGAAGTTATGCATTCCTAAGAAATTGATTACAAAGCCTGGTAAACTAACAGCAGAAGAATTTACTACTGTTAAAGCTCATGCCTATAGGGGATATGAAATTTTAAAGAAACAAAATATTGATGAACGTATTAAGTTGGCTGCACTAATGCATCACGAAAAATGTGACGGTACAGGATATCCAGATGGTTTGAAAAGTGAGCAAATCATTGATTTTGCTAAGATTGTAGCAGTAGCTGATGTATACGATGCAATGACAGCTAACAGGGTCTATAGAGCAGGGCTTTGTCCATTTGATGTTATAGAACTTTTCGAATCCGATGGATTGCAAAAATTCGATCCTAAATTTTTGCTTCCTTTTTTAGAGCGTACATCTGAATCCTATATTAATCATGATGTGTATCTGAGTAATGGACAAAAAGCGAGAGTGATTATGATTAACAAAGCGGCGCTATCAAAACCAGTCGTACAAGTCTCACAGCAATTTATAGATTTGTCACAACGTCCAGGTCTTCATATTAGAGCTATTTTATAA
- a CDS encoding tRNA 2-thiocytidine biosynthesis TtcA family protein, with the protein MNLKSKDEIMEKYKEIEKSIIKKYRKEIWKRFVNGINDYNLIQNGDKIAVCISGGKDSMLLAKCMQELQRHWQVKFELVFLVMDPGYNPYNRKVIEDNAKLLNIPITIFESPIFDVVAEVEDTPCYLCARMRRGYLYKEAKDLGCNKIALGHHFDDVIETILMSMLYSGQIKTMMPKLHSTNYEGMELIRPLYLVKEADIVAWVRYNELSFIQCACRLTEHCSVSGQGGGSKRQEMKNLIKKFRQINPHIEMNIFRSVHDINLETVIGYHKKEKSYQFLDDYEKILNEND; encoded by the coding sequence ATGAACTTAAAAAGTAAGGATGAAATAATGGAAAAATATAAAGAAATAGAAAAAAGTATTATAAAAAAATATCGTAAAGAGATATGGAAGCGTTTTGTAAATGGTATTAATGATTATAACCTTATTCAGAATGGAGATAAAATAGCTGTATGTATTTCCGGTGGTAAGGATTCAATGCTCCTAGCTAAGTGCATGCAGGAACTTCAGAGGCATTGGCAAGTTAAGTTTGAGTTAGTGTTCTTGGTTATGGATCCTGGTTATAATCCTTATAATAGAAAAGTAATAGAAGATAATGCAAAGCTGTTAAATATTCCTATTACTATTTTCGAATCACCTATATTTGATGTGGTAGCTGAAGTTGAGGATACACCTTGCTATTTATGTGCCAGAATGAGAAGAGGTTACTTATATAAAGAAGCTAAAGACTTGGGATGTAATAAGATTGCATTAGGGCATCATTTTGATGATGTAATAGAAACTATTTTGATGAGTATGCTTTATAGTGGGCAAATTAAAACGATGATGCCAAAACTTCATAGTACTAATTATGAAGGTATGGAACTTATTAGACCACTTTACTTAGTTAAAGAAGCAGATATTGTTGCATGGGTGCGATACAATGAATTAAGTTTTATTCAATGTGCTTGTCGCTTAACTGAACACTGCAGTGTAAGTGGGCAAGGAGGAGGATCTAAGCGTCAAGAAATGAAAAATCTAATTAAGAAATTTAGGCAAATTAATCCTCATATTGAAATGAATATTTTTAGAAGTGTACATGACATTAATTTAGAAACTGTTATTGGATATCATAAAAAAGAAAAATCCTACCAATTCTTAGATGATTATGAGAAAATACTAAATGAAAATGATTAA
- a CDS encoding cysteine desulfurase family protein yields the protein MIYLDYAADTPVREEVLKTFCEATKTYVANPNAGHKLGKEAKLAITEATEKIASYLKVKPEEIIYTSGATEANNLAIKGIVNEYKRYGKHMITTYLEHSSVTGPMLYLEQQGYEIDYVDLLPNGKVDTDHLKELLRPDTILVSIGAVDSELGVCQDISDLGEMISEYPNCHFHVDATQAIGKIQVDLEKVDLITLAPHKFFGLHGIGILIKKETIHIEPLIHGGISTTTYRSGTPTAALILSAEKAIHLIKEDQKIYYNKVMMLNQLIRKKLKGYNDVMVNSPEAASPFILNLSIKGIKPYVFQQKLADREVFVSTKSACSTANTPSRPVYALTKDRKRALATLRISLSYLTTEEEVEAFIQIFEQCYNELKK from the coding sequence ATGATTTATTTAGATTATGCAGCAGATACACCTGTACGAGAGGAAGTATTGAAAACCTTCTGTGAAGCAACAAAAACTTATGTAGCTAATCCTAATGCAGGCCATAAGTTGGGAAAAGAAGCAAAATTAGCTATTACAGAAGCAACAGAAAAGATAGCTAGCTATCTAAAGGTTAAACCAGAAGAAATTATATATACTTCTGGAGCAACAGAAGCCAATAATTTAGCTATTAAAGGAATAGTTAATGAATATAAACGTTATGGAAAGCATATGATTACTACTTATTTAGAACATTCATCTGTAACTGGGCCTATGCTTTATTTGGAGCAGCAAGGTTATGAAATTGATTATGTTGATCTGTTACCTAATGGTAAAGTAGATACAGATCACTTAAAAGAGCTATTAAGACCTGATACTATTTTAGTTTCTATTGGTGCTGTTGATAGTGAGTTAGGTGTTTGTCAAGATATATCAGACTTAGGGGAAATGATTTCAGAGTATCCTAATTGTCATTTTCATGTAGATGCAACGCAAGCTATAGGAAAAATACAAGTGGATTTAGAAAAGGTTGATTTAATAACACTAGCACCTCACAAATTTTTTGGATTACATGGTATAGGTATTCTTATTAAAAAGGAAACAATTCATATAGAGCCATTGATTCACGGCGGTATTAGTACAACAACCTATCGTAGCGGAACACCTACAGCTGCTCTTATTTTATCAGCTGAAAAGGCAATACATTTAATAAAAGAAGATCAAAAGATATATTATAATAAGGTAATGATGTTAAATCAGTTGATAAGAAAAAAGCTAAAAGGATATAATGATGTTATGGTTAATAGTCCTGAAGCAGCCTCACCTTTTATTTTGAATTTGAGTATTAAAGGCATTAAACCTTATGTGTTTCAACAGAAACTAGCGGATAGAGAGGTTTTTGTTTCAACAAAATCTGCTTGTTCTACAGCTAATACACCTTCACGTCCAGTTTATGCTTTAACAAAAGACCGTAAACGAGCACTGGCTACATTAAGGATTAGTTTAAGCTACTTGACAACAGAGGAAGAAGTAGAAGCTTTTATTCAGATTTTTGAACAATGCTATAATGAACTTAAAAAGTAA
- the pflB gene encoding formate C-acetyltransferase, with translation MTYWRNFKSGAWENEINVRDFIVNNYTEYTGDDSFLAGPTQDTLDLWNELSELMVKERERGCFADTKTVATITSHAAGYINKDKEKIVGLQTDAPLVRSCHPFGGMRVVENALKAYDYEVDPEMKEIFTKYRKTHNQGVFDVYNKDIRTARKVGVVTGLPDAYGRGRIIGDYRRVALYGIDKLIEFKMKDKEERSKVFTAETMRDCEELAEQIKALNELKELGQMYGFDLSRPAENFREATQWLYLAYLAATKEQDGAAMSIGRTSTFLDIYAERDLQEGKLTEQEVQEIIDQFIMKLRIIRFLRTPEYNELFSGDPTWVTESLGGMLEDMSASLVTKNSFRYLHTLYNIGPAPEPNLTVLWSEHFPQGYKNFCAKVSIDTSAIQYESDDLMRPQFGDDYGIACCVSPMRIGKQMQFFGARANLAKAVLYAINGGVDEKTGIKVVPGIEPMTGDEYLDYDKVMKNYQITKAWVAKVYTDALNIIHFMHDKYAYERIEMALHDTDILRTMACGIAGLAVAADSLSAIKHAKVKPIRNEEGIAIDFEIEGEYPAYGNNDDRADSIAVSLVEDFMQEIRKHTPYRDSVYTQSVLTITSNVVYGKKTGSTPDGRKAGVPFSPGANPMNGRETKGVLAACASVAKLPFEHANDGISYTFSLVPSTLGNNEADRITNMVGILDGYFGQTGQHINVNVLNKEVLLDAMDHPEKYPQLTIRVSGYAVNFIKLTREQQLDVLSRTFHEKM, from the coding sequence ATGACATACTGGAGAAATTTCAAATCAGGTGCATGGGAAAACGAAATTAATGTAAGAGATTTCATCGTTAACAACTATACAGAATATACAGGTGACGATAGTTTCTTAGCTGGTCCTACACAAGACACATTAGATCTTTGGAATGAACTTAGTGAACTTATGGTAAAAGAAAGAGAAAGAGGTTGTTTTGCAGATACTAAAACAGTAGCAACAATCACTTCTCATGCAGCAGGTTATATTAATAAAGACAAAGAAAAAATCGTTGGTCTTCAAACAGATGCACCACTTGTAAGAAGCTGTCATCCATTTGGTGGGATGAGAGTTGTAGAAAATGCTTTAAAAGCATACGACTATGAAGTAGATCCAGAAATGAAAGAAATCTTTACAAAATACAGAAAAACACATAACCAAGGTGTATTCGATGTTTACAATAAAGATATTCGTACAGCACGTAAAGTAGGTGTTGTTACTGGTCTTCCAGATGCTTACGGTCGTGGACGTATTATTGGTGATTACAGAAGAGTTGCTCTTTACGGAATCGATAAATTAATCGAATTCAAAATGAAAGATAAAGAAGAACGTTCTAAAGTATTTACAGCAGAAACAATGAGAGACTGTGAAGAATTAGCAGAACAAATCAAAGCCTTAAATGAACTTAAAGAATTAGGCCAAATGTACGGATTTGATTTATCTAGACCAGCTGAAAACTTTAGAGAAGCGACTCAATGGTTATACTTAGCTTATCTTGCAGCAACTAAAGAACAAGATGGTGCAGCTATGTCAATCGGACGTACATCTACATTCCTTGATATTTATGCAGAAAGAGATTTACAAGAAGGTAAACTTACAGAACAAGAAGTTCAAGAAATCATTGATCAATTTATCATGAAACTTCGTATCATCAGATTCCTTAGAACGCCAGAATACAACGAATTATTCTCAGGAGACCCAACATGGGTAACAGAATCACTTGGTGGTATGTTAGAAGATATGAGTGCTTCACTTGTAACTAAAAATAGTTTCCGTTACCTTCACACACTTTATAACATTGGACCAGCTCCAGAACCAAACTTAACAGTACTTTGGAGTGAACATTTCCCACAAGGTTACAAAAACTTCTGTGCAAAAGTATCTATTGATACATCAGCTATCCAATATGAAAGCGATGATTTAATGAGACCACAATTTGGTGATGACTACGGTATTGCTTGTTGTGTATCTCCAATGAGAATTGGTAAACAAATGCAATTCTTTGGAGCTCGTGCTAACCTTGCTAAAGCTGTACTTTATGCAATCAATGGTGGGGTAGATGAAAAAACTGGTATCAAAGTAGTACCAGGTATCGAGCCAATGACAGGTGATGAATACTTAGATTACGATAAAGTAATGAAAAACTACCAAATTACTAAAGCATGGGTTGCTAAAGTTTACACAGATGCCCTTAACATCATTCACTTCATGCATGATAAATATGCTTACGAAAGAATTGAAATGGCACTTCATGATACAGACATTTTAAGAACAATGGCATGTGGTATTGCAGGTCTTGCAGTAGCAGCTGACTCATTATCAGCTATTAAACATGCTAAAGTTAAACCTATCAGAAACGAAGAAGGTATTGCAATTGACTTCGAAATCGAAGGGGAATACCCAGCATACGGAAACAATGACGACCGTGCTGACTCAATTGCTGTATCATTAGTAGAAGACTTCATGCAAGAAATCAGAAAACACACACCATACAGAGACTCTGTATACACACAATCTGTTCTTACAATTACATCAAACGTAGTATATGGTAAGAAAACAGGATCTACTCCAGATGGACGTAAAGCTGGTGTGCCATTCTCACCAGGTGCAAACCCAATGAATGGTAGAGAAACAAAAGGTGTTCTTGCAGCATGTGCATCAGTAGCTAAATTACCATTCGAACATGCTAATGATGGTATTTCATATACATTCTCATTAGTACCATCAACACTTGGTAATAATGAAGCAGACCGTATTACAAATATGGTAGGTATCCTAGATGGTTACTTTGGCCAAACAGGACAACACATCAACGTAAACGTTCTTAATAAAGAAGTATTACTTGATGCAATGGATCACCCAGAAAAATATCCACAACTTACAATTCGTGTATCAGGATACGCTGTAAACTTTATTAAGCTTACAAGAGAACAACAATTAGATGTTCTTAGCCGTACTTTCCATGAAAAAATGTAA
- a CDS encoding methylglyoxal synthase has protein sequence MEKQKSIALIAHDNRKRDIIEWVQNNKDKLSRHFLCGTGTTAKLIAAETDLPVTAFNSGPLGGDQQIGCRIVECKIDFMIFFWDPLASQPHDPDVKALLRIAALYDIPVATNQSTADFLIQSPLMVETYDRKIIDYAKRIHSRTQAYANKEELK, from the coding sequence ATGGAAAAACAAAAAAGCATAGCACTTATTGCTCATGACAATAGAAAAAGAGATATTATCGAATGGGTACAAAATAATAAGGATAAATTGAGTAGGCATTTTCTATGTGGGACTGGTACCACAGCTAAGCTTATTGCTGCAGAAACAGATTTACCTGTTACTGCATTTAATAGTGGTCCACTAGGCGGAGATCAACAAATAGGTTGTCGTATTGTAGAGTGCAAAATAGATTTTATGATCTTCTTTTGGGATCCTCTTGCATCACAACCACATGATCCTGATGTAAAAGCCTTGCTTCGTATTGCTGCACTTTATGATATCCCTGTAGCAACTAATCAATCGACAGCAGACTTTTTAATCCAATCTCCATTAATGGTAGAAACTTATGATCGCAAGATTATTGACTACGCAAAGCGCATTCATTCGCGTACACAAGCCTATGCAAACAAGGAAGAATTAAAGTAA
- a CDS encoding 3'-5' exonuclease, whose amino-acid sequence MFDADYRALNNEQKQVVDTLDQNLLVLAPAGTGKTKVIALRTAYLVQHQQEPEKILCLTFTNKAAKEMKERIQLYIPEQIKKMTIKTFHSFCYHLINHEKENSHFSFPCTLIDEADSLAIIEKIIQTNKLNDDSVYYQQIISFFENIKRHSLTFPLEERYHYKMIVEDYFKSQDQLGQLGRRREDSFLRRFGLKLLNTYRRYLLENNCIDFMDLIVEAKYLLEQPEILAKWRKQYDVIQVDEMQDTSSREYDILKLLAGRQLSLFGDFNQTIYEWRGSNPHQMTAEYRRDFSPLEIHLKINYRSTKNLLEAANGYISSSRLYPMQCIAKASNEGEKITILEAGTKEEEISLLEIAIKESMENTNSIAVLTRTNEYAKKIAYSFNKRGIECTVIEDTKFFRKKEVKELLAFYDYSINDRNGHALLKLGQHPYLNMPNWLLGELRNSKSCYMYLHDWFKSDSKDPYTILFEAYTHNNIVVLDVESTGLSTIKDDVIQIAAIRYGKEGVVDQLDILLKPTKSVGESYYVHGFSDDLLQKEGMEPKEALKQFVHFIQGAVLVGHNVNYDLQIIKSMMSRYKLEPIGEYQVYDTLDLAYKVYPKLSNHKLETLSKLIVTETIPTHNAMQDILATSEVLSHLLKHIEEKKQERLEKIEAYGCYVNEYREKLATIKSYLLTHNLTDGLTFLMNECDFKGYYHSSQIETIRNLYRIINELEDQTLSYEDNIINLLAFSALHYSEIEQSDLFKGRIPIITVHQAKGLEFDEVYIAGCNDKTFPSYRSLKEHQLGEEMRLFYVALTRAKKKLYISYHQEAPKSIFIDQISEDYKTLKRYGGISKNTI is encoded by the coding sequence ATGTTTGATGCAGACTATAGAGCATTAAATAATGAACAAAAGCAAGTAGTGGATACATTAGATCAAAACCTATTAGTTCTGGCACCAGCAGGAACAGGTAAAACAAAAGTAATTGCCTTACGTACAGCTTATTTAGTACAGCATCAACAAGAACCGGAAAAAATTCTGTGTTTAACCTTTACCAATAAAGCAGCTAAGGAAATGAAAGAGCGTATTCAGCTTTACATACCCGAACAAATAAAAAAGATGACGATTAAAACTTTTCATTCGTTTTGTTATCATCTTATTAACCATGAAAAAGAGAACTCTCACTTTTCCTTTCCATGTACGCTAATTGATGAAGCGGATAGCTTAGCGATTATAGAAAAGATTATACAAACTAATAAGCTTAATGATGACTCTGTATATTATCAACAAATCATAAGTTTTTTTGAAAATATAAAAAGGCATAGTTTAACTTTTCCACTAGAAGAACGCTATCATTATAAGATGATTGTAGAAGATTATTTTAAGTCTCAAGACCAGTTAGGACAATTAGGGAGAAGAAGAGAAGATTCATTTTTAAGACGTTTTGGTTTAAAGCTCTTAAATACGTATAGACGTTATTTGTTAGAAAATAATTGTATTGACTTTATGGATCTTATTGTGGAGGCAAAATACTTATTAGAACAGCCGGAAATATTAGCTAAATGGAGAAAACAATACGATGTGATTCAGGTTGATGAAATGCAGGATACTAGTAGTAGAGAGTATGATATCTTAAAATTATTAGCTGGCAGACAGCTTTCTTTATTTGGAGATTTTAATCAAACCATTTATGAATGGCGAGGTTCTAATCCTCATCAAATGACGGCAGAATACAGACGGGACTTTAGTCCATTAGAAATTCATCTAAAGATTAATTATCGTTCTACTAAAAATCTCTTAGAAGCTGCTAATGGCTATATTTCTAGTAGTAGGTTATATCCTATGCAATGTATTGCTAAGGCAAGTAATGAAGGAGAAAAGATTACAATTCTAGAGGCAGGAACAAAAGAAGAAGAAATCAGTTTATTAGAAATAGCTATTAAGGAAAGTATGGAAAATACCAATAGTATAGCAGTACTTACTAGAACCAACGAATATGCAAAGAAAATTGCCTATTCCTTTAATAAAAGAGGGATTGAATGTACAGTTATAGAAGATACTAAGTTTTTCAGAAAGAAAGAAGTCAAGGAGCTATTAGCTTTTTATGATTATAGTATAAATGACAGAAATGGCCATGCTTTATTGAAGTTAGGACAACATCCTTATTTAAATATGCCTAATTGGTTATTAGGAGAGTTAAGAAACTCAAAATCATGTTATATGTATCTTCATGATTGGTTTAAAAGTGATTCAAAAGATCCTTATACTATTTTATTTGAGGCATATACTCATAATAACATTGTTGTACTAGATGTAGAATCTACGGGGTTATCAACAATTAAAGATGATGTTATTCAAATTGCAGCCATTCGTTATGGTAAAGAAGGTGTAGTAGATCAGCTTGATATTTTATTAAAACCGACAAAGTCGGTTGGAGAGTCGTATTATGTTCATGGGTTCTCTGATGATCTATTACAAAAAGAAGGAATGGAACCGAAGGAAGCCTTAAAGCAGTTCGTTCATTTTATTCAAGGTGCAGTTCTTGTAGGGCATAATGTGAATTATGATTTGCAGATTATCAAAAGTATGATGAGTCGTTATAAGTTAGAGCCTATAGGAGAATATCAAGTATATGATACTTTAGATTTGGCTTATAAGGTTTATCCTAAGTTAAGTAATCACAAATTAGAAACACTCTCAAAATTGATTGTAACAGAAACAATACCTACACATAATGCCATGCAAGATATTTTGGCTACCAGTGAAGTGCTTAGCCATCTTTTAAAGCATATCGAAGAGAAAAAGCAGGAACGCTTAGAAAAGATAGAAGCTTATGGCTGTTATGTCAATGAATACAGAGAAAAGCTAGCTACTATCAAAAGTTATTTATTAACACACAATTTAACTGATGGATTAACCTTCTTAATGAATGAGTGTGATTTTAAAGGCTATTATCATTCATCTCAGATTGAAACCATCAGAAATTTATATCGCATCATCAATGAACTAGAGGACCAAACACTTTCGTATGAAGATAACATTATTAATCTATTAGCTTTTTCAGCATTACATTATAGTGAAATAGAACAAAGTGATTTATTTAAAGGGCGTATTCCTATTATTACAGTACATCAAGCCAAAGGCTTAGAATTTGATGAAGTGTATATTGCAGGATGTAATGATAAAACTTTTCCTTCTTACAGGAGTCTTAAGGAACACCAATTAGGAGAAGAAATGAGGCTTTTTTATGTAGCGCTTACAAGAGCCAAAAAGAAACTGTATATTTCTTATCATCAAGAAGCACCAAAAAGCATTTTTATTGATCAGATTAGTGAGGACTATAAAACGCTGAAAAGATATGGAGGAATATCGAAAAATACGATATAA
- a CDS encoding class I SAM-dependent methyltransferase: MNTLIDLISQVTENQTFIRCIWSNPRQTSDCKKIVMRPILIKETLFYQISKTIGTKEYHQNLSLAELQIWIPENCHIFKQFQLFTTTEDYHALINKKGKATIKKSPPSLTLPASLSHNRQKKYILDTPSSMPFLKELGLMDDQGQIKPSKYDKYKQINRYLEIVADSITEVPEKKLRIIDFGCGKSYLTFALYHYLTVLLEKEVEVIGLDLKADVIAFCNDLAKKLGYTKLYFQVGDIGKYTTNQPIDMVVSLHACNIATDAALEKAIRWGSKIILAVPCCHHEAYTQIQNDDLNPILKHGILKERIAALVTDGLRAQILETVGYKVNMIEFIDMAHTPKNILIKAILKKNYQFDSTAYKDYQDASHMLHLDLSLANMLNDLLDKEV, from the coding sequence ATGAATACATTAATAGACCTTATTTCACAGGTAACAGAAAATCAGACTTTTATTCGTTGCATATGGAGTAATCCACGTCAAACGTCTGACTGTAAAAAAATTGTTATGCGACCTATACTGATTAAAGAAACTTTATTTTATCAAATATCCAAAACAATAGGTACCAAAGAATATCATCAAAATCTTTCTTTAGCTGAACTCCAAATTTGGATTCCTGAAAACTGTCACATTTTCAAACAGTTTCAACTCTTCACTACAACTGAAGACTACCATGCTTTAATTAATAAGAAGGGAAAAGCCACGATAAAAAAATCTCCACCTAGTTTAACTCTTCCTGCTTCTCTTTCTCATAATAGACAAAAAAAATATATTTTAGACACGCCCTCTTCTATGCCTTTTTTAAAAGAACTGGGACTCATGGATGACCAGGGGCAAATTAAGCCTTCAAAATATGATAAATATAAACAAATTAATCGTTACCTAGAAATAGTAGCTGATAGTATTACCGAAGTACCTGAAAAAAAGCTACGTATTATTGATTTTGGTTGTGGAAAATCTTATTTGACCTTTGCCTTATATCATTATTTAACTGTTCTTTTAGAAAAGGAAGTAGAAGTGATTGGGCTTGATTTAAAAGCAGATGTTATTGCCTTCTGTAATGACTTAGCCAAAAAGCTTGGTTATACAAAACTTTACTTTCAAGTAGGTGATATTGGAAAATATACAACCAATCAACCCATAGATATGGTAGTTTCCCTTCATGCTTGTAACATAGCAACAGATGCAGCTCTTGAAAAAGCTATTCGTTGGGGAAGTAAGATTATTCTCGCCGTTCCTTGTTGCCATCATGAAGCCTATACGCAAATTCAGAATGATGACTTAAATCCTATTTTAAAGCATGGGATTTTAAAGGAGCGAATTGCAGCCCTTGTAACAGATGGACTTCGTGCACAAATTTTAGAAACTGTTGGTTATAAAGTAAATATGATTGAATTCATCGATATGGCACATACACCTAAGAATATTTTAATCAAAGCTATTCTAAAGAAAAACTACCAGTTTGATTCTACTGCTTATAAAGACTATCAAGATGCCTCACATATGCTTCATCTAGACTTAAGCCTTGCTAATATGCTAAATGACCTTCTAGATAAAGAGGTGTAA
- a CDS encoding ribonuclease H-like domain-containing protein: MFPPLLHKKHFLLDIETSGLNKHIDYIVCIGVTFLNETDELTHHQWMLQLPEEEKEILSCFLEFTQRFSHVYTYGGKHFDWPFLLARCAFHQLNPSMLQSLHLIDMKKSLQHFGATRINLEDALGVIRHSTTSGKALVKVYRTYQACGETIYKTIILAHNKDELSALLSFYELYQTLYHLKHFHFIDTLKSSVSLDFSAKVPYLFTTNFQGCYKNITLCWESGTQILGIKVAFSYLKLKQYLTPYKDYYYIPSQGQLLHRTLAHFVASSDKRKATKEECTIYKEDDYIPLYTTYKLDIPIWYDSVNSPYLRVNDFSASILAAQVFYLLFSNKKTS, from the coding sequence ATGTTCCCTCCCCTACTTCATAAAAAACATTTTTTACTTGATATAGAAACAAGTGGTTTGAATAAGCACATAGATTACATTGTTTGTATTGGCGTTACCTTTCTCAATGAAACTGATGAACTAACTCACCATCAATGGATGCTTCAATTACCAGAAGAAGAAAAGGAAATTTTAAGCTGTTTTTTAGAATTTACTCAAAGGTTTTCTCACGTTTATACCTACGGTGGTAAGCATTTCGATTGGCCCTTTCTATTAGCCAGATGTGCTTTTCACCAACTCAACCCATCCATGCTCCAAAGTCTTCACCTTATTGATATGAAAAAAAGTTTACAACACTTTGGTGCTACTAGGATTAACTTAGAAGATGCTTTAGGTGTTATACGTCATTCTACTACTTCTGGAAAAGCTTTAGTTAAAGTTTATAGGACTTATCAAGCCTGTGGTGAAACTATTTATAAAACGATTATTTTGGCTCATAACAAAGATGAACTCTCTGCTCTATTAAGTTTTTATGAACTTTATCAAACACTCTATCATCTAAAGCATTTTCACTTCATTGATACGCTAAAATCATCTGTCTCTTTGGATTTTTCTGCGAAGGTGCCTTACCTCTTTACTACGAACTTCCAAGGTTGCTATAAGAATATAACCTTATGTTGGGAATCAGGAACACAAATACTAGGTATTAAAGTAGCATTTTCCTATCTTAAACTAAAGCAGTATCTTACGCCTTATAAGGACTACTATTATATTCCTTCTCAAGGACAGCTACTTCATCGTACACTTGCGCATTTTGTAGCTTCATCAGATAAGAGAAAAGCTACTAAAGAAGAATGTACTATATACAAAGAAGATGATTACATTCCTCTTTATACAACTTATAAGCTTGATATTCCTATTTGGTATGATTCAGTTAATAGCCCTTATCTAAGAGTAAATGATTTTTCTGCCTCTATTTTAGCAGCTCAAGTCTTTTACTTACTTTTTTCCAACAAAAAAACTTCTTAA